From Microcystis aeruginosa NIES-2549, a single genomic window includes:
- a CDS encoding MvdC family ATP-grasp ribosomal peptide maturase, whose product MKESPKVVLLLTHSGDFFTIDRVAEAIEKKGVTPFRLDTDKFPLEVQLAAQFNGKKSFYQLTYNHQSIDSQQVQSVWTRRIWQPELTGDLDPQFREVCVRESQTTLAGFWDSLRSARWLDNLAQIEKAKNKLLQLRLASEVGLIIPPTLVTNNPDAAREFFSQVQGRMVSKLLTAIAHSMESPEFFLYTSRVKAEDLEEAESLRYCPMVFQAEIPKQLELRVVVVNGQTFVGALESSQYNNSAVDWRRPGIDPGAWQHHTLPDSLLQQLQIFMANLGLNFGAFDFILTPGGEYVFLEVNPGGEWGMLERDLDLPISNAIADFLVFG is encoded by the coding sequence ATGAAAGAATCGCCTAAAGTTGTTTTATTGTTGACCCATAGCGGCGATTTTTTCACGATTGACCGCGTGGCTGAGGCGATAGAAAAAAAAGGAGTCACACCTTTTCGCTTAGATACCGATAAATTTCCCTTAGAGGTTCAATTAGCAGCCCAATTTAATGGTAAAAAAAGTTTTTATCAATTAACCTATAACCATCAATCTATTGATAGTCAACAGGTGCAATCTGTTTGGACAAGACGTATTTGGCAACCTGAACTAACAGGAGATTTAGATCCTCAGTTTCGGGAGGTTTGTGTGCGAGAATCCCAGACGACTTTGGCTGGTTTTTGGGATAGTTTAAGGTCAGCGCGTTGGTTAGATAATTTAGCGCAAATTGAGAAGGCTAAAAATAAGTTATTACAACTTCGTTTGGCCTCAGAAGTTGGCTTAATTATTCCCCCTACCTTAGTTACCAATAATCCTGATGCTGCCCGGGAGTTTTTTTCCCAGGTTCAGGGAAGAATGGTGAGTAAATTGTTAACTGCGATCGCCCACAGCATGGAATCGCCGGAATTTTTTCTTTATACCAGTAGGGTGAAAGCAGAAGACCTTGAGGAAGCGGAATCTTTACGCTATTGTCCCATGGTTTTTCAAGCGGAAATTCCCAAACAATTAGAATTGAGAGTTGTCGTGGTTAATGGACAGACATTTGTGGGAGCTTTAGAATCTTCTCAGTATAATAATTCTGCCGTAGATTGGCGAAGACCTGGTATTGATCCTGGTGCTTGGCAACATCATACTTTACCCGATTCACTATTGCAGCAACTTCAGATTTTTATGGCTAATTTAGGGTTGAATTTTGGGGCGTTTGATTTTATCTTAACTCCTGGGGGAGAATACGTTTTTTTAGAAGTTAATCCGGGTGGTGAGTGGGGAATGTTAGAACGGGATTTAGATTTACCTATTTCTAATGCAATCGCTGATTTTTTAGTCTTCGGTTGA
- a CDS encoding microviridin/marinostatin family tricyclic proteinase inhibitor: MAYPNDQQGKALPFFARFLSVSKEESSIKSPSPEPTFGTTLKYPSDWEEY; the protein is encoded by the coding sequence ATGGCATATCCCAACGATCAACAAGGTAAAGCACTTCCTTTCTTTGCTCGTTTCTTGTCCGTAAGCAAAGAGGAATCTTCCATCAAGTCTCCTTCCCCTGAGCCTACCTTCGGGACCACCTTGAAATACCCTTCTGACTGGGAAGAGTATTAA
- the rodA gene encoding rod shape-determining protein RodA, producing the protein MVRRQSLISRKLSGFGEQFSFIFRDLAQIDWLLFVLVTGLTVFGGLMIRSAERNTTALDWWQHWLFGSVGVAIALFLARCRYESLLKWHWLTYLLTNLSLIAVIVLGVTANGAQSWINIGSFNVQPSEFAKVGLIITLAALLHHRPADNLFAIARVFAVTAIPWVLIMAQPDLGTGLVFGAITLGMIYWANAKLPWMIILLSPLASVFLFNLLFPAWIVLAIIIAVLAWFTLPYRFLSTFLVVATNLAVGKLGEVFWGLLKEYQKDRLTLFLDPEKNPLGGGYQLIQSRIAIGSGELLGRGLHQGTQTQLNFIPEQHTDFIFSVVGEELGFVGSILVLIAFWLICWRLLVIANTAKENFGSLIAIGVLSMIAFQAILNISMTVGLAPITGIPLPWLSYGRSSLLTNFIALGLVESVANYRPRKRLY; encoded by the coding sequence ATGGTGAGAAGACAGTCCCTTATTAGTAGGAAACTAAGCGGTTTTGGTGAGCAGTTTAGCTTTATTTTCCGGGATCTAGCCCAAATTGATTGGCTTTTGTTCGTTTTGGTGACGGGTTTAACCGTTTTCGGTGGTTTAATGATTCGTAGTGCCGAAAGGAACACCACCGCTCTCGACTGGTGGCAACACTGGTTATTCGGATCCGTGGGAGTGGCGATCGCTTTATTTCTGGCCCGTTGTCGTTACGAAAGTCTGCTCAAATGGCACTGGTTAACCTATCTTCTTACCAATCTCTCCCTAATTGCGGTAATTGTCCTAGGGGTGACGGCGAATGGGGCGCAAAGTTGGATTAATATCGGCAGTTTTAACGTGCAACCGTCGGAATTTGCCAAGGTAGGTTTAATTATCACCCTAGCAGCCCTCCTACATCATCGTCCCGCCGATAATCTTTTTGCGATCGCTCGTGTTTTTGCCGTCACTGCCATCCCCTGGGTGTTAATTATGGCGCAGCCGGACTTGGGGACAGGATTAGTCTTTGGTGCAATTACCCTAGGCATGATTTACTGGGCTAATGCGAAACTACCTTGGATGATTATCCTCTTATCTCCCCTCGCATCGGTTTTTCTGTTTAATTTACTTTTTCCTGCTTGGATTGTTTTAGCAATTATCATCGCTGTGCTTGCTTGGTTTACCCTTCCCTACCGTTTTTTATCTACTTTCCTCGTGGTGGCAACTAATTTGGCAGTGGGTAAATTAGGCGAGGTTTTTTGGGGTTTATTAAAAGAATATCAAAAAGATCGTTTAACCCTATTTCTTGACCCAGAAAAGAATCCTTTGGGGGGAGGTTATCAATTAATTCAATCCCGCATTGCCATCGGATCGGGAGAATTATTGGGAAGGGGATTACACCAAGGCACCCAAACCCAATTAAATTTTATTCCCGAACAACACACCGATTTTATCTTCTCTGTAGTCGGGGAAGAACTCGGTTTTGTCGGCAGTATTCTAGTTTTAATAGCTTTCTGGTTAATCTGTTGGCGTTTGTTAGTTATTGCTAATACTGCTAAAGAAAACTTCGGTTCTTTAATAGCGATCGGTGTTCTCTCGATGATCGCTTTTCAGGCAATTCTTAATATTAGCATGACCGTGGGATTAGCCCCGATTACAGGGATTCCTTTACCCTGGTTAAGTTATGGACGTTCATCTTTATTAACCAATTTTATCGCCTTGGGTTTAGTGGAATCCGTGGCTAATTATCGCCCCCGTAAGCGTTTGTACTAA
- a CDS encoding Mrp/NBP35 family ATP-binding protein codes for MPLDTASILEVLRPVQDPELQKSLVELNMIRNVAIDGGKVSFTLVLTTPACPLREFIVEDCQKAVKQLPGVESVAVEVTAETPQQKALPDRQGVEGVKNIIAVSSGKGGVGKSTVAVNIAVALAHLGAKVGLLDADIYGPNAPTMLGLNDAQVTVQGANGEILEPAFNHGIKMVSMGFLINPDQPVIWRGPMLNGIIRQFLYQVNWGDLDYLIVDMPPGTGDAQLTLIQSVPLAGAVIVTTPQTVSLIDARRGLKMFQQLGARVLGIVENMSYFIPPDQPDRSYDLFGSGGGEKTSQELGIPLLGCVPLEISLREGGDTGVPVVLGQPESASAKALIAIARQVAAKVSVAAYS; via the coding sequence ATGCCCCTTGATACCGCATCGATTTTAGAAGTATTACGTCCCGTTCAAGATCCAGAACTGCAAAAAAGCCTAGTGGAATTGAACATGATCCGCAATGTGGCGATCGATGGCGGAAAAGTTAGCTTTACCCTAGTTTTGACCACTCCTGCCTGTCCTTTGCGCGAATTTATCGTGGAAGACTGCCAAAAAGCCGTTAAACAGCTGCCCGGGGTGGAAAGTGTCGCCGTGGAGGTAACTGCCGAAACCCCGCAACAAAAAGCTTTACCCGATCGCCAAGGCGTGGAGGGGGTTAAAAATATTATCGCCGTTTCCAGTGGTAAGGGCGGTGTCGGGAAAAGTACCGTGGCTGTCAATATCGCCGTCGCCTTAGCTCATTTAGGGGCAAAAGTGGGGCTATTAGACGCGGACATCTACGGCCCCAACGCCCCGACAATGTTGGGCTTAAATGACGCACAAGTGACCGTACAGGGCGCAAATGGCGAGATATTGGAACCCGCTTTTAACCATGGCATCAAAATGGTTTCCATGGGCTTTTTGATCAACCCCGATCAACCGGTAATCTGGCGCGGTCCGATGTTAAACGGCATTATCCGTCAGTTTCTCTATCAAGTCAATTGGGGCGATTTAGACTATTTAATCGTCGATATGCCTCCCGGTACCGGGGATGCACAATTAACTTTAATTCAATCGGTCCCCCTAGCCGGTGCGGTGATTGTCACCACTCCCCAGACGGTTTCTTTAATTGATGCGCGTCGGGGTTTAAAAATGTTCCAACAGCTAGGGGCGCGGGTTTTGGGTATCGTGGAAAATATGAGTTATTTTATCCCTCCAGATCAGCCCGATCGCTCCTATGATCTATTTGGGTCCGGTGGTGGGGAAAAAACCTCGCAAGAATTGGGCATTCCTTTACTGGGATGTGTACCTCTGGAGATATCCCTCCGGGAGGGCGGTGATACTGGTGTACCAGTGGTCTTGGGGCAACCAGAATCGGCCTCAGCTAAAGCCCTGATAGCGATCGCTCGTCAGGTGGCGGCGAAAGTATCCGTAGCAGCCTATAGTTAG
- a CDS encoding MOSC domain-containing protein, protein MQVTDLYIYPIKSCRGIQLSQAEVTPKGLLWDREMMLVDAKGKFITQREYPQLARVSIRMTGDNFSLKTSQDSLTFCPNFTGEKRAVQIWESQTIAMDQGDEIAEWFQKILDISCRLVRQSPDYPRPANHRYAGNDHTPVSFADGYPILLTNTASLEDLNRRLVTPVPMNRFRPNIVISSDRAFSESSWQKIKIAEITYALVKPCSRCIITTTDQETGRRNPQQEPLKTLSTFRSFPGGIMFGENVIPEKTGTIRVGDPITVI, encoded by the coding sequence ATGCAGGTTACTGATCTCTATATCTACCCGATTAAATCCTGTCGAGGTATTCAATTATCCCAAGCTGAAGTGACTCCTAAAGGTTTACTCTGGGATCGGGAAATGATGTTGGTGGATGCTAAGGGTAAATTTATCACTCAAAGAGAATATCCGCAATTAGCCAGGGTTTCTATCAGGATGACAGGAGATAACTTTTCTCTGAAAACATCTCAAGATTCCCTAACTTTTTGTCCTAATTTCACAGGAGAAAAAAGAGCGGTTCAAATCTGGGAATCTCAAACCATAGCCATGGATCAAGGGGATGAAATCGCCGAATGGTTCCAGAAAATTCTCGACATTTCCTGTCGTTTAGTGCGACAATCTCCCGATTATCCACGTCCCGCGAATCATCGCTATGCAGGGAACGATCATACTCCCGTCAGCTTTGCCGATGGTTATCCAATTTTATTGACTAATACTGCTTCTTTAGAGGACTTAAATCGGCGTTTAGTCACACCGGTGCCGATGAATCGTTTTCGTCCTAATATTGTTATTAGTAGCGATCGAGCTTTTAGCGAAAGTAGTTGGCAAAAGATCAAAATTGCCGAGATCACCTATGCTCTAGTTAAACCCTGTAGTCGCTGTATTATCACCACCACCGATCAAGAAACAGGTAGAAGAAATCCCCAGCAAGAACCTTTAAAAACCTTAAGCACTTTTCGCAGTTTCCCCGGAGGCATCATGTTCGGAGAAAATGTCATCCCCGAAAAGACAGGTACAATTAGAGTCGGCGATCCTATTACCGTAATCTAG
- a CDS encoding glycosyltransferase, whose product MKIVIPIVFYRKGGVERVIISLIPSLLEYVEQIIIVLPRHDIEYFKSLMPDSDKLIYENFDFYPQSFETKLIYFYGLIANFYKTLRLNYIHRLFSRRIELLRSEARINQIINRYQADHCLYGMTNRISPPNVKVTLSGIIYDVFWQFAPLTYSESYQEPYNEALKEWLDKADLLFTISQKTKDDVLKVFPNATYASKLKAVPLAGFIEQSHPKSDLVKSELVTFYFPSSFGIYKDHLTLLKAAMTLAKKGLKFQIVFIGKETDNLVSGNLQLSQQSQTQEYQDYLKECTRLYRENQEIFESHIKGLGYQDYETLQFYYQTCSCVVFPSKYEGFGLAIAEAILQGIPVIASDLEVFQEQVELYNCPERVQFYPRGDADSLANCLEQFILNPIPRLLPEDIPNRVNLWTWEDVAKKYVEILKENAGY is encoded by the coding sequence ATGAAAATTGTCATCCCGATCGTGTTTTATCGCAAAGGAGGAGTAGAAAGAGTCATTATCTCTTTAATACCTAGCTTATTAGAATACGTCGAACAAATTATTATCGTCCTCCCTCGTCATGACATTGAATATTTTAAGTCTTTAATGCCCGATTCCGATAAACTTATCTACGAAAATTTTGATTTTTATCCCCAGAGTTTTGAGACAAAATTAATCTATTTTTATGGTCTTATAGCCAATTTTTACAAAACCCTAAGACTGAATTATATTCATCGTCTTTTCTCTCGTAGAATTGAGCTTTTACGCAGCGAAGCAAGAATCAATCAGATTATCAATCGTTACCAAGCTGATCACTGTTTGTATGGGATGACTAATCGGATTTCTCCCCCCAATGTCAAGGTTACTTTAAGTGGCATTATTTATGATGTGTTTTGGCAATTTGCTCCCTTAACTTACTCAGAATCCTATCAAGAACCCTACAATGAAGCGTTAAAAGAATGGTTAGATAAGGCCGATCTACTCTTCACAATTTCCCAAAAAACTAAAGACGATGTTTTAAAAGTTTTTCCCAATGCTACCTATGCCAGTAAATTAAAAGCTGTACCCTTAGCAGGATTTATCGAGCAGTCTCATCCCAAGAGTGATCTAGTCAAAAGTGAGCTAGTTACTTTTTATTTTCCCTCCTCTTTTGGTATCTACAAAGATCATCTGACTTTACTCAAAGCAGCCATGACACTAGCTAAAAAAGGTTTAAAATTTCAAATAGTTTTTATCGGCAAAGAAACCGATAATCTAGTTAGTGGAAATCTGCAATTGTCTCAACAGTCCCAAACTCAAGAATATCAAGATTATCTCAAAGAATGTACCCGACTTTATCGGGAAAATCAAGAAATTTTCGAGAGTCATATCAAGGGATTAGGTTATCAAGACTATGAAACCTTGCAATTTTATTATCAAACCTGTTCCTGTGTGGTATTTCCCTCAAAATACGAAGGTTTTGGATTAGCAATAGCAGAAGCAATTTTACAAGGTATTCCCGTTATCGCTTCCGATTTAGAAGTGTTTCAAGAACAGGTAGAATTATATAATTGTCCCGAAAGAGTGCAATTCTATCCTAGGGGAGATGCGGACAGTTTAGCCAATTGTTTAGAACAATTTATCCTCAATCCAATTCCTCGCTTGTTACCCGAAGATATCCCCAATAGAGTTAATCTCTGGACTTGGGAAGATGTGGCAAAAAAATATGTAGAAATACTGAAAGAAAATGCAGGTTACTGA
- a CDS encoding glycosyltransferase has protein sequence MSQATPSLQSNLKQWLRASAPSLFQIKQRLSARRWPKKSIVIYTEKYRPMLPAEIWQRGASGTQASVAFLAQEWTKRGYKVTIFGNCEGMEGEQDGIRYVNYYQMNWQDRFETLVISRHPTYCRPGTKAERIFFDWQDIKVPAASYTPEILARYDKIFCKSQYQRDLLDFCPDNQCPIVPNGIDASLLAVSETVPESEYLPYRLVYASRYYRGLESMLKHGWPMIKAAIPAAELHLYYGFTKRDDYGDRKEWRDNLMALIKASPGVVDRGMIGYRQLIEEKARSAIHYYGCTYREIDCISVRESAVVGCLPVVTDFAVFREKDYCVKVPGEVTDPATQEAIARKIVELLKNPQLLAQERERCRQIALTDTWERSAAAWLDVIEKESPSQ, from the coding sequence GTGTCACAAGCTACTCCATCCCTACAATCTAATCTCAAACAATGGCTACGAGCCAGCGCACCTTCTCTATTTCAAATTAAACAACGTTTGAGCGCCCGTCGTTGGCCGAAAAAATCGATCGTTATTTACACAGAAAAATATCGTCCCATGCTTCCGGCGGAAATTTGGCAACGGGGGGCCAGTGGTACACAGGCATCGGTGGCTTTTTTAGCGCAAGAATGGACGAAACGCGGCTATAAAGTGACGATTTTTGGCAATTGTGAGGGTATGGAAGGGGAACAGGACGGGATTCGCTATGTTAATTATTACCAGATGAATTGGCAGGATCGCTTTGAGACATTGGTGATCTCTCGTCATCCCACCTATTGCCGTCCTGGTACCAAGGCAGAACGAATTTTTTTTGATTGGCAAGATATTAAAGTGCCAGCAGCCTCCTATACCCCCGAAATTTTGGCTAGATATGACAAAATTTTCTGTAAAAGCCAATATCAACGGGATTTACTGGATTTCTGTCCCGATAATCAATGTCCGATTGTTCCTAATGGTATTGATGCTTCCCTTTTGGCTGTAAGTGAGACGGTGCCGGAAAGTGAGTATCTTCCCTATCGTCTAGTCTATGCCTCTCGTTATTATCGCGGCTTAGAGTCAATGTTAAAGCATGGCTGGCCGATGATCAAGGCGGCAATTCCCGCAGCCGAGTTACATCTCTACTATGGTTTTACTAAACGGGATGACTATGGCGATCGCAAGGAATGGCGGGATAATTTAATGGCTTTGATTAAAGCTAGTCCGGGGGTAGTTGATCGCGGAATGATCGGTTATCGTCAACTCATCGAGGAAAAAGCTCGCTCTGCTATTCATTACTACGGTTGCACCTATCGTGAGATCGATTGTATTTCCGTGCGCGAGTCAGCAGTGGTAGGCTGTCTGCCAGTGGTGACGGATTTTGCCGTTTTTCGAGAAAAGGACTACTGTGTGAAAGTGCCGGGGGAAGTAACCGATCCGGCTACTCAGGAAGCTATAGCCCGGAAAATCGTCGAATTACTGAAAAATCCCCAGCTTTTAGCCCAAGAGCGCGAAAGATGTCGTCAAATTGCCCTAACTGACACTTGGGAGCGATCGGCCGCCGCTTGGTTAGATGTGATTGAAAAGGAGTCTCCCAGTCAGTAG
- a CDS encoding AtzE family amidohydrolase, whose product MTISVSNLARSIQNRQTSALEVISQTLAEIEAKNTHLNCFTDILHPRALAQAQKIDQAIANGEPVGVLAGVPFAVKNLFDIEGIVTLAGSKINRDHPAAGQDAIAIQTLEAAGAVLVGATNMDEYAYGFVTENAHYGATANPLDPSRVSGGSSGGSAAAVAANLVPLALGSDTNGSVRVPAACCGVVGLKPTFGRVSRQGLFLFVSSLDHPGFFTANVADMTAIWSLFAKNNLKAPLNGLEGVKIALADDYFQQGAELEVIEAVTAIAERLGVSQKITIPETTRARAAAYIITASEGANWHLPRLQTRLEDFDPATRDRFLAGALIPSSWYLQAQRFRRWYRDRLREIFTEVDIILTPTIPCIAPPLGVEKMIIDGQELLIRPNLGRFTQPFSFIGLPALSLPIKRSSQLPLGLQIIAAPDREDLILSVAMVLEEMLIDIPHQ is encoded by the coding sequence ATGACTATTTCTGTGAGCAATTTAGCTCGATCGATCCAAAATCGTCAAACTAGCGCCTTAGAAGTTATTAGCCAGACTTTGGCGGAGATAGAGGCAAAAAATACCCATTTAAATTGCTTTACCGACATTTTACACCCTAGGGCGCTCGCTCAAGCCCAAAAAATCGATCAAGCGATCGCCAATGGGGAACCCGTCGGTGTCTTAGCAGGAGTCCCCTTCGCCGTCAAAAATCTCTTTGATATCGAGGGTATTGTCACCCTTGCTGGTTCCAAAATCAATCGAGATCACCCTGCCGCCGGACAAGATGCGATCGCTATTCAAACCCTAGAAGCGGCTGGGGCAGTTTTGGTGGGGGCGACCAATATGGATGAGTACGCCTACGGTTTTGTCACCGAAAATGCCCATTATGGGGCCACTGCCAACCCCCTCGATCCCAGTCGCGTCTCGGGGGGATCCTCCGGCGGTTCCGCCGCTGCCGTTGCCGCTAATTTAGTGCCTCTCGCCCTCGGTTCCGATACTAATGGTTCGGTGAGGGTTCCCGCCGCTTGCTGTGGCGTGGTGGGGCTAAAACCCACCTTTGGGCGCGTATCCCGTCAGGGTCTATTTTTGTTCGTTAGTAGTTTGGATCATCCGGGATTTTTTACCGCCAATGTGGCGGATATGACGGCTATTTGGAGTCTTTTTGCCAAAAATAACCTTAAAGCTCCTTTAAATGGCTTAGAGGGGGTAAAAATAGCCCTTGCCGACGATTATTTTCAGCAGGGAGCCGAACTGGAAGTAATCGAGGCGGTGACAGCGATCGCCGAACGTTTGGGAGTGAGCCAAAAAATCACCATTCCCGAAACCACCCGCGCCAGAGCAGCCGCCTATATAATTACCGCTTCTGAGGGGGCAAATTGGCATTTACCGCGTTTACAGACCAGATTAGAGGATTTTGACCCCGCAACCCGGGATCGCTTCTTGGCAGGGGCATTAATTCCCTCTAGCTGGTATTTACAGGCTCAACGTTTTCGCCGTTGGTATCGCGATCGTCTGCGAGAGATTTTCACCGAAGTCGATATTATCCTCACCCCGACGATTCCCTGTATTGCGCCGCCGTTAGGAGTAGAAAAAATGATTATTGACGGGCAAGAGCTATTAATTAGACCTAATTTAGGCAGATTCACCCAACCTTTTTCTTTTATCGGTTTACCTGCCCTTTCTTTGCCGATTAAACGTTCATCCCAGCTACCTTTAGGTTTACAAATCATCGCCGCTCCTGATCGCGAAGACTTAATCCTAAGCGTAGCCATGGTTTTAGAGGAAATGCTGATAGATATCCCGCACCAGTGA
- a CDS encoding DUF4089 domain-containing protein codes for MNNPEEYVIIMAKILDLTIPDRYLNSVVENWQRLQEIASLVTEFPLEDDGESALSFEP; via the coding sequence ATGAATAACCCAGAAGAATACGTTATAATCATGGCGAAAATCCTAGATTTAACCATTCCCGATCGCTATTTAAATTCTGTGGTTGAAAACTGGCAACGCTTGCAAGAAATCGCCAGTTTAGTGACAGAATTTCCCTTAGAGGATGACGGGGAAAGCGCCCTCAGCTTTGAACCATGA
- a CDS encoding B12-binding domain-containing radical SAM protein, with protein MTILQDEKLLFTPAIPHSDALRTIFAFPNQYSVGITSLGYQIVWATLALRSDIQVSRLFTDFQECLPRYPELVGFSFSWELDYVNILSLLESLDIPCHSHQRQDQQAIIFGGGPVLTANPEPFAAFFDVILLGDGENLIADFINAYQEVRNADRPTKLRHLAQVPGVYVPSLYTVNYDSPDGEITAILPIDNNIPAFVSKQTYRSNTLSASTVVTKQAAWENIYMVEVVRSCPEMCRFCLASYLTLPFRTASLESLIPAIEKGLKVTDRLGLLGASVSQHPEFETLLDYLFQPKFEGVRLSIASVRTNTVTEKLARILSLRDSKSITIAVESGSDRLREIINKKLANDEIIQAAINAKAGGLKGIKLYGMVGIPGEETEDIGATVEMLIALKKAASGLRISFGCSTFVPKSHTPFQWFGVNKMAEKRLKYLEKQLGKQGIEFRPESYNWSVIQALLSRGDRRLNSLLELTRGYGDSLGSYKRAFKELKGQIPPLDYYVHQQWRLEQVLPWSHLHGPLSSNVLIKHLEDSQTKR; from the coding sequence ATGACCATCTTACAAGACGAAAAACTACTCTTTACTCCCGCAATACCCCACAGTGATGCCCTTAGAACTATTTTTGCCTTTCCTAATCAGTATTCTGTGGGTATAACCAGTTTAGGTTATCAAATTGTTTGGGCAACTTTAGCCCTGCGATCGGATATACAAGTTAGTCGTTTATTTACGGATTTTCAAGAATGTTTACCCCGTTATCCCGAATTAGTCGGCTTTTCCTTTTCCTGGGAATTGGACTATGTTAATATCCTCTCGCTGTTAGAATCTTTAGACATTCCTTGCCACAGTCATCAACGGCAAGATCAGCAAGCGATAATTTTTGGAGGTGGACCGGTTTTAACCGCTAATCCCGAACCTTTTGCCGCTTTTTTTGATGTAATTTTATTGGGAGATGGTGAAAATTTAATTGCTGATTTTATTAATGCCTATCAAGAGGTTAGAAACGCCGATCGCCCGACAAAACTCCGTCATTTAGCCCAGGTTCCGGGGGTGTATGTTCCTAGTTTATACACCGTTAATTATGATAGTCCTGATGGCGAAATTACGGCAATTCTACCCATAGATAATAATATTCCCGCCTTTGTTAGTAAACAAACCTATCGCAGTAATACCCTTTCAGCTTCTACGGTGGTGACAAAACAAGCGGCATGGGAGAATATTTATATGGTAGAGGTGGTGCGAAGTTGTCCAGAAATGTGCCGTTTTTGTTTAGCTAGTTATCTAACTTTACCCTTTCGTACTGCTAGTTTAGAATCTTTAATTCCCGCCATTGAAAAAGGTTTAAAAGTGACCGATCGCCTGGGTTTATTAGGTGCTTCCGTCAGCCAACATCCTGAATTTGAAACCTTACTTGATTATCTTTTTCAACCAAAATTTGAGGGAGTTAGACTCTCGATCGCTTCAGTTAGAACTAATACTGTCACGGAAAAATTAGCTAGAATTTTATCCCTAAGAGACAGCAAATCAATTACTATTGCCGTAGAAAGTGGTTCTGATCGCTTGCGGGAAATTATCAACAAAAAGTTAGCCAATGATGAAATTATTCAGGCTGCCATTAATGCTAAAGCGGGCGGTTTAAAAGGTATAAAACTCTATGGTATGGTGGGAATACCGGGAGAAGAAACCGAAGATATTGGCGCAACTGTGGAAATGTTAATAGCCTTAAAAAAAGCCGCCTCTGGACTGCGAATTTCTTTCGGTTGCAGCACCTTTGTGCCTAAATCTCATACTCCTTTTCAGTGGTTTGGAGTTAATAAAATGGCCGAAAAAAGATTAAAATATCTAGAGAAACAATTAGGTAAACAGGGCATAGAATTTCGTCCAGAAAGTTATAATTGGTCGGTGATTCAAGCCCTATTGTCTAGAGGAGATCGCCGCTTAAATTCCCTGTTAGAATTAACCCGTGGCTACGGAGATTCTTTAGGCAGTTATAAACGGGCTTTTAAGGAACTAAAAGGACAAATTCCCCCTCTAGATTATTATGTTCATCAACAATGGCGTTTAGAACAGGTTTTACCCTGGAGTCATTTACACGGTCCTTTATCCTCCAATGTTTTAATAAAACATTTAGAAGATTCCCAAACAAAAAGGTAA